One Chordicoccus furentiruminis DNA window includes the following coding sequences:
- a CDS encoding helix-turn-helix domain-containing protein, which yields MDDFEKSLRNRLQKSEFKKEWDSLQFEYQIQSELIKARTAAHMTQSELAAKSGVRQSNISRIENGNALPKLDTLAALASAMGKKVKITFS from the coding sequence ATGGATGATTTTGAAAAAAGCCTGCGTAACCGTCTTCAGAAATCCGAGTTCAAAAAAGAATGGGATTCTCTGCAGTTTGAATACCAGATTCAATCTGAACTGATCAAGGCAAGAACCGCCGCTCACATGACGCAGTCTGAATTGGCCGCCAAAAGCGGTGTTCGCCAGTCTAACATCAGCCGTATCGAGAATGGGAACGCCCTTCCAAAGCTTGATACTCTTGCGGCGCTTGCCTCCGCCATGGGGAAGAAAGTCAAGATTACATTTTCATGA
- a CDS encoding methylenetetrahydrofolate reductase, which yields MKEMKVTDLFKQGEFVVSAEVGPPKGCHIDELIESAKTNLAGVDAINVTDNQSSVMRLGSLAVCKALKDAGLNPIFQLACRDRNRIALESDLLSAAMFGIENVLALTGDHTKMGDHPDAKPVFDLDSVSLLYTMGLLEKGEDLGGNKLVGEPPKFAKGAVVSPCSDSVDAQLMKMERKVAAGAEYFQTQAVFEPEKFIAFMEKAKQFGKPVQVGIIIPKSVGMCKFMNNNVAGVHVPDSMLDELRADKEKTKAGITGVEIAARIIRECRPYCQGVHIMSLGWEAKVPELLKLAEVR from the coding sequence ATGAAAGAAATGAAAGTGACAGATCTTTTCAAGCAGGGTGAGTTCGTTGTTTCCGCGGAGGTGGGGCCGCCGAAGGGATGCCATATCGACGAGCTGATCGAGAGCGCGAAGACGAATCTCGCCGGTGTGGACGCGATCAACGTCACGGATAACCAGTCGTCCGTTATGCGGCTCGGCTCTCTGGCTGTCTGCAAGGCGCTGAAGGACGCCGGGCTCAATCCGATCTTCCAGCTTGCCTGCCGTGACCGCAACCGGATCGCGCTGGAATCGGATCTTCTCAGCGCGGCGATGTTCGGCATCGAGAATGTGCTGGCGCTGACAGGCGATCACACGAAGATGGGCGATCATCCGGACGCGAAGCCGGTGTTCGATCTTGATTCCGTTTCCCTGCTCTATACGATGGGGCTGCTGGAGAAGGGCGAGGATCTGGGCGGAAACAAGCTGGTGGGCGAGCCTCCGAAGTTCGCCAAGGGCGCGGTGGTTTCCCCCTGCAGCGATTCCGTCGACGCCCAGCTGATGAAGATGGAGCGCAAGGTGGCGGCCGGCGCGGAGTATTTCCAGACGCAGGCTGTCTTCGAGCCGGAGAAGTTCATCGCCTTCATGGAGAAGGCGAAGCAGTTCGGAAAGCCCGTTCAGGTAGGCATCATCATTCCGAAGTCCGTAGGTATGTGCAAATTCATGAACAACAACGTCGCCGGCGTACATGTGCCGGATTCGATGCTGGACGAGCTGCGCGCGGACAAGGAGAAGACCAAAGCCGGCATCACCGGCGTGGAAATCGCCGCCCGCATCATCAGAGAATGCAGACCGTACTGCCAGGGCGTTCACATCATGTCTCTCGGATGGGAAGCGAAGGTGCCGGAGCTGCTGAAGCTCGCGGAGGTCCGCTGA
- a CDS encoding methylenetetrahydrofolate reductase C-terminal domain-containing protein — translation MLITQLKDKDTLAALVTGKAFIVNCLGCREVGFPEKEAKELEKELEKEGKVTGILTTDYICNPDNLKKRLESFGEELDAADCVLVFSCGVGVQTFARMFAGKRVYAACDTIRLPGVQGVTPLEYDCGECGECFLNLTGGICPVTACSKSLVNGPCGGTKDGMCEVDPEMECGWERIIRRLRELGRLDALHAPTQFHHFNTDEAVRKMQES, via the coding sequence ATGCTGATCACCCAGTTAAAGGATAAGGACACCCTTGCGGCTCTTGTGACGGGGAAGGCGTTCATCGTCAACTGTCTTGGCTGCAGGGAAGTCGGCTTCCCGGAGAAGGAAGCGAAAGAGCTCGAGAAGGAGCTTGAGAAGGAAGGCAAGGTCACCGGCATCCTGACGACGGATTATATCTGCAATCCGGACAATCTGAAGAAGAGACTGGAGTCCTTCGGGGAGGAGCTGGACGCGGCAGACTGCGTGCTGGTCTTTTCCTGCGGCGTCGGGGTGCAGACCTTTGCGCGGATGTTCGCGGGCAAGCGTGTCTACGCGGCATGCGACACGATCCGTCTCCCGGGCGTGCAGGGCGTCACGCCGCTGGAATACGACTGCGGGGAGTGCGGCGAGTGCTTCCTCAATCTGACGGGCGGGATCTGCCCGGTCACGGCCTGCTCAAAGAGCCTCGTGAACGGTCCGTGCGGCGGAACGAAAGACGGGATGTGCGAGGTGGACCCGGAGATGGAGTGCGGATGGGAAAGGATCATCCGGAGGCTCAGGGAGCTGGGACGGCTCGACGCGCTGCATGCCCCGACGCAGTTCCATCATTTCAACACCGATGAGGCGGTCCGGAAAATGCAGGAGTCCTGA